TATTCTGCAATTTTATTCATTTCAAATGAACGAATTTGAATCTCATATATTTTTGAGTTATAAAATACAGTTGTATGAATAGTTTGATAACCATTCTCTTTTGGAGTTGCTACATAATCTTTAAATCTAGAAATTAGTGGTTTATACTCTAAATGAATAAAACCTAAAACTTTGTAACAATCAATATCATTTTCAACTAAAATTCTAATTGCAAATAAATCTAAAACTTCATCAATTGAAATACCTTTTCTTTGCATTTTTAGATAAATTGAGTAATGATGTTTGATTCTTGAATAAATTTTAATTTTGTTTAAATCAAAATCATTTTTTTCTAGTAAAGTTTTTGTAGTTGTAATAAAGTTATTAAAACTTAATTGCATTGAGTGTTCATGTTCTTTTAAAAATGCATCAATTTTTTTATATTCATTTGGATAAATATAAAAAAATGCTAAATCTTCAAGAGTGTTTTTTAAAGTAGAAATACCTAATCTATTTGCGATTGGAACATAAACAACTAAAGTCTCTTCTGCAATTCTTTTTTGTTTATTTGCTGGTAAAACATGAAGTGTTAACATATTGTGAAGTCTATCACAAAGTTTTACAACTAAAACTCTAACATCATCAATTGAGGCAATAAGCATTTTTCTAAATGTTAAAGCTGATGAAATAATTTTAGAATCACTTGAATCTTTAGAAGTAACAAATTCATGTTCTCTTATTTCAACAATTTTTGTAAGTCCATCAACCATATGAGCAATATCACTGCCCCAAGTATTTTTTACATATTCTAAAGTATAAGGAGTATCTTCAACAACATCGTGAAGTAAAGCAGTTGCAATAACAGCTTCATCTTTTGAAAAACTTGCAGTTATTGTGGCAACTAAAATTGGGTGAACACAATATGGCTCACCACTTTTTCTAAATTGACCTTCATGGGCTTCAATAATAAAATTTATAATTTCATATAATTTTGGAGAAATGTCAATTTGAGTTTTTAATTTATTAATAGCATCATCAACATTGTTTATATGTTGAATTTCTTTGAAAAATTGATCCATATTATCTAAAACCTAGAGGTAAGTTTATTAACTTATCTCTATTTTTTATCTACAAATCCTTCAATTTTTAGAAGACCTGCTGCAATTTCATCAATAGCAATATCAGTATATTTCATTTTTTGAGTATTTAATTCTAATAATGGTTTTGCACCTTTACTTAATTCATCTGCTCTTTGACCAACTGCAATTGCTAAAATATATCTATCATTATCAACTTGTTTTAATGCTTTTGAAATTCTTTCTTCTAATCTTATCATAAATCTTTCCTTTTGATATTTATTTAACTATTGAGCATCTACTGTAATCACCTTTAATGATTTTAAGTAAATTACCTTTTTCATTCATGTTTGCTACAACTATTGGAAGTTTATTGTCTTTTGCTAAAGCAATTGCTGTATCATCCATAACTTTTATATGATCTTCTAAAGCTCTATCATATGATAAAGTTTCTAATTTTTTAGCATCAGGATATTTCATTGGGTCTCTGTCATAAACACCATCAACTTTTGTAGCTTTTATTAACATTGATGCACCAATTTCTGTAGCTCTTAAAGTAGCTCCAGTATCTGTTGTAAAATATGGATTTCCAGTTCCTGCTCCAAATATTACAACTCTTCCTTTTTCTAAATGTCTCATTGCTTTTCTTACGATAAATGGTTCTGCAATTTGTTCCATTTTAATTGCAGTTTGAAGTCTTGCACTTAAACCTTTATATTCTAAAGCTTCTTGCATTGCAATACCATTTATTACCGTACCTAACATTCCCATATAATCAGCACTTGTTCTTTTTATAACTCCGTCAGCAGCAGCAGTAACACCTCTAATGATATTTCCCCCACCAATTACAATACCAACTTCAATGTTGTTTTCTACTAAACTTTTTATCTCTTCAGCTATATAATCTAGTATTTGAGTATCAATACCATAACCTTCAGCACCAGCAAGTGCCTCCCCAGAAAACTTAACAAGTACCCTTTTGTTCATATGTTTTTTTCCTTCAATAATTTTTGGATTTTATCTAAAAAATCATTAACAAATTCTTAGCTTAATGCCCATTCATAAAAAGGAAGAACATTTATTTTGATTTTTGGGTCTTGAATTTTTTCATTATTTGAAATTGTTATGATATTTATCTCTTTAATATTTAGTTCAAGTGCATTTTTAATAATTTTTTTTATTAAATTATTGTTCAAAAAAGTATTAAAAAATGGTATGGAAACAACAGCTATATTTTTTGATTTTATATAAAAATCAATTTGTTCATAGTAATAAATATCTTCATATTTATTGATTAATTCTAAAAAAACCATGTTAGAAAATTCATTTTTAAATTTTTTTGTATAGGTTATTGCATTTAAAAAAGAGTAGTTATAACAGAAAATTTTTTTTGTTGATTTTTCTTGATTATATTTTGGTAAAAAATAGATAATTCTGCTATTTTCTAAAATTTTACATACTTCATAAAATTTATCTTTTGAGAGTTTTATTTTTGTTTTTAATGAGTTAAATAGTTGAAAAAGAGATTTTTTTTCATCAATATTTTCAATCATGATTTTAAGTATTTCATATTGAGTTTCATCTTTACAAATTAGTCTAATTATCTCTTGTAAACGTTGAATTTTTTTATGTTCTTCTAAATTTATAATTTCTGGAAGATTTCCAAATTTTAAAAAACTATTAAAACTTTGAGTAATATTTTGATGTTTATTATCATGTAATAAATACTCTTCAAAATCTAAAGCATTTAGGTTTATATGTTCAAAACCTTCTATAATTTCATTACTTGATGTAGAAATGATTATATTTTCACATGAAGGTATTGAAAATTGAAATTCAAAATTTTCTAAAATTAAAACAATAATTTCATTTTTTTTGATAAATTCTTCTAAATTTTTAGCAATTTCAATTAAATCATTTCTTAAATCAGAAAAATCAATATAAAGATATTCATTTGATTTGAAATTAGATAAGAAATCATAAATTAAATAGGTTTTTCCAGTTTTGGAAGCACCACTTATTATGGTTTTTGGATTTGTTATTTTTACTTTTCTTTCTATGAAATTAATTTTTGAGAAATTAATTTCATAACAAGTTTCTAGGCTTTTCATTTTTTCATAGAGATTAGATTTATAGCTTCTTTTATTGCATTTATATAACTTTGAGTATTTATATTTTCATTTTTATATGCGATATTAAAAGCAGTCCCATGGTCAACTGAAGTTCTTATTATTGGTAAATTTAGACTTACATTTATACTTTCTTCAAAATATAAAGCTTTTAATGGAGCTAAACCTTGGTCATGATACATTGCAACAAAGTATTTGAAATTTTTTCTTGAAAGAGGAGAAAATGCAGTATCAGGAACAAGTGGACCTTTGAAAATATTTTTTTCAAAATGTTTATTTGCTTTTTTTATAGCTTTGAAAATCTGAACTTCTTCATCACCTAAAACGCCATTATCACTTGCGTGTGGATTTAAACCAAGAACACCAATATTTTCGCTTTTTACATTGTTATAAAAATCAATTAAAAATTGAGTTAAATCCTCTTCATTTATTTTTTTTGCAACTTTTCTAAGGGGAATATGTTCAGTAAAAAGTGCAACAAACATTTCTGAACATCCTAACATCATAATTGCATGTTTTCCAAAATAGTCTCTTAAAACTTCTGTATGCCCTTTATATTTTATATCTGCTTTATTCCAAGACTCTTTATTTATTGGAAGTGTACAAATTGCATCTACCTCTTTTAAATTTGCAAGATTTATTGCATCCATAAAAGAGTTAAATGAATATTTACCTGATTTTTTAGAAACTGTTCCTGGTTTTAAATCAAATTCACCTTTTGTTTTAAATATCTCAAAATCTTCTGGAATTTCAATTTTAAGTTCATTTGCTGCTCTTTTTAGCATTTTGTTATTTATACAATATATTGGTTGGCAAATTTTTGAAATTTCTTCATGACATTTAAAGGCTATTTCAATTCCAATACCATTTAGGTCACCAATACTAATAGCAATTTTAGGTTTATTGTTTTCAATCATTTTTAACTAATTCTTTCATATCAATTATTGCTTTATTAAGTCCAGTAAAAACAGAACGTGCAATTATACTTTGACCAATATTTAACTCTTCAATTTCAGGAATTTTTGAAATCATTGTTACATTTTGATAATTTAATCCATGACCTGCTGCAATTTTAAGTCCAAGTTTTTTTGCAAGTTTTGAAGAGTTTTCTATCTCTTTTACAGATTTTAAAAGTTTTGTTTTTAATTCTTGTTTACTTAATTCTAACTCTTTTATTGAATGATGAGTGTTTGATAAATTTGTGTTTAACATCGCATAAATATTTGCAAATGTTCCTGTATGAAGTTCAATCCATTCAACTTCTAACTCTTTTGATAATTCAATAATTTCTTCATTTGGGTCAATAAAAAGTGAAACTTCAATCTCATTTGCATGAAGTTTGTCTATTACTTTTTGAAGTTTTTCAAAGTTTCCTTTAATATCAAGTCCACCTTCTGTTGTAACTTCATTTCTATTTTCAGGTACAAGTGTTGCACGACTTGGTTTTAGTTTACAAACTATATCAATAATATCACTATTGATTGAACATTCTAAGTTTACTGGTAATGCTGATTGTTCTATGATTGCTTTTGCATCATTATCGTGGATGTGTCGTCTATCTTCTCTTAAGTGGATTGTAATTTGATCTGCACCACTTAGTTTACAAATACCAAGTGCATCAAGGGGATTTGGGTCATTAATTTTTCGAGCTTCTCTTAAAACTGCAATGTGGTCAATATTTACACCAAGTAACAATTTGTATCCTTTAATATTGGCTTTTATGTTTGAAATAATAGCCAATATTAAATTAATAAATTAAGATAAGTCTTTTAAAGTAGAGATATTAGCAGCTAGTTTATTTTGAACTTCAAGATATTCAAGTTCAGGATTTGAATCAGCAACAACTCCAGCTCCTGCTTGGAATACAACTGTATCTTCTGTTAATAGAGTTGTTCTAATTGTAATTGCACTATCCATATTTCCATCAAAACCAAAATATGCGATACTTCCAGAATAGAAATTTCTTTTTATTCCTTCAAATTGAGCAATTAATTCCATAGCTCTAATTTTAGGAGCTCCTGTCATTGTTCCAGCTGTAAATGTAGCCATAAATAAATCAAACATATCATATTTGTCATCAATTATTGCTTCAACATCTGAAACCATATGCATAACATGTGAGTATCTTTCTACTCTCATTAAATCTGTAACTTTTACAGTTCCAGGACGTGCAACACGACCAACGTCATTTCTTCCTAAATCAACAAGCATTATATGTTCAGCTTTTTCTTTAGTATCATTTAACATTTCAGCTTCTAATTCTAAATCCCTATCTAGGTTTTTTCCTCTTTTTCTAGTTCCAGCAATTGGTCTTAACAGTAAATGTCCATCAACAAGTCTAATCATTACTTCAGGGCTACTTCCTGCAATTGTAAATCTTTCAAACTCTAATAAAAATAGATAAGGACTTGGATTTTTACTTCTTAATGCTCTATAAAAACTCAAGTGATCCACAACAGCTTTTTGAATAAATCTATTAGACATTAAAATCTGAAACACATCTCCTGATTTTATCATCTCTTTAGAACGAGCAACCATTTCAAAAAATTCTTCTTTTGTAAAATTGAATTTTCCTTCATTTAAAATAGTAGCTTTTTTTAATGGAGCATAAGAGTATGTTGTATAAAGAATATCTTCAATAGTTTTTAGTTCATCTTTTTTTGATTCAACAGACGTAACCATAACAAGTTTAGAAGTTTTATGTGAAAATCCTAAAATGATGTTTGGTCTAATTAGGTCTAAATCAGGCATATCTAATTGGTCAACTAAATTATTCATTGACTCTTTTAGTTTAGGTTCAAACTCTTTTCCAATATCATAACCTACATTTCCAATAAATCCATCAATTAGACCAATACCTAATTCAAGAGCTTTCTCTTTATATAATTGTTTGTCAAAATTTTTATAATATTTTTTTAAAAAAAGCAGAGGATTTGAATCAACTATTGTTACTTCACCTTCTTCATTTTTGTAATAACAAGTATCTTTGTCATACCAAACTCTTTCTCTTGCCCCAACAATTATATAAGAGTAATTTCCATCACTTGAATTAATTGTACTTTCAAATAAAAAAGTGATTTCATGTTGATATAATGATTTCACTTTTTCATAAATTGAAACAGGTGTAAATTGATCTAATAAAATTTCTTTGCTGTAAAAATTCATAATACTCTCTTTTTAAAATTTAACAACAAATGCACTTGTAACATTTAATTTTTCTTTTATATCTTCAACGCTTTCACTAGCAGCAGCTTTTGATGAATAAGGACCAATTAAAACTTTATTATAAGTTACACCTTTTATCTCTTGTTGATATATTTTATACTTAAATTTTGCATTTCTAATAGTATTTATATAACCATCAGTTGGTTTTTTCGTAAAAGCTCCAATTTGTACAAAATATCCTGAAGACATTGATGTTGATGAAGTTGTTGAAGAAGAACTTGGTGAATCCATTAAATCTCTAACAGATTTTTTTTGTTCAACATTTTGAGTCACTTCTTTTGTCTGAGGAGCTTTTTTCTCTGTTGTTTGTACAACTTTTTCTTTTTGTGTAGCTTTTTTCTCTTCAATTTTTTTGATTGTTTCATCTAATGTTTCATTAGAGATATTAGCAGGTGCTTCCTCTTGAATAGTTTCTCTCTCTTCTTGAGTTGTATTATCATTTGTTTGTTGTAAATTTTGAAGTCTTTGATCTGCTTGAATTGCATTTTCTGGAATCATAGGTTCATTTGTATCTTTTTTAACTCTCTCATTAATGATTTTTTGAAAGTTTTCTTCAATATTACTATTTTCAGATAATTTCTTTATTTCAGAAGAGTTAGCATTATTAGATGTAAATTGATCTTCTTTTGCTGGATCATTAGTTAGAAGTCTTATAATTATAATAGTTAATAAAAATAATACAACAAGAACAATACCTAAAATTAGGTATTTTTTCTTATTTTCTTCATTACTTCCAATTGAAGAGGTACCCAACATAATATTATCAAGTTCATGTTCATTTGGTTCAAATTGAGTATTTCTGTTTAAATTTATTGAATCATTATTCATATTCAAATTATTATTAAGATTTATATTACCTATTGATACTTCAACTTCTTCAAGTTCACTTAGTTTTCTTTCAAGTTCTTCTCTTTCTTGTTGAAGTTGAACTTTTTTTATGAACTCTTCACCTTTTATTTGCATAACTTATCCTTATTTTATCTCTAAACCCTAAAAAGTAGATTGATTGTAAATCACAAAGTTTGAAGCAAGTTCTTCTAACTCTTTGTTGATTTTAGCATGTAAATTTGTATCTTCAATGTTATCTAATACATCACAAATTTTGTTTGCTATTATTTCAAACTCTTTTTCTTTCATACCTCTAGCTGTTAATGCTGGGCTTCCTATTCTAATTCCTGAAGTTATAAATGGACTTCTTGTTTCACCTGGAACTGTGTTTTTATTTACTGTAATCCCTGCATTTCCTAAAGCTGCATCTGCATCTTTTCCTGAAAATGGTTTATTTAAAAAACTTACTAATACTAAGTGATTATCTGTTCCACCTGAAACAATATCATATCCTCTTTTTGTAAGAACTTGGGCTAATACTTTTGCATTCGCTTTTACTTGTTTTGCATAATCTTTCCATGATGGATCTAAAATTTCTTTAAATGCTACTGCTTTTGCAGCAATTACATGAACAAGTGGTCCACCTTGTAATCCTGGGAAAATTGCACTATTAATTTTTTTAGCAATCTCTTCATCATTTGTCATAATCATACCACCTCTTGGACCTCTTAAAGTCTTATGAGTAGTAGTTGTTACAACATCAGCATAAGGGAATGGACTTGGATGTTCACCAGCAGCAACAAGACCAGCAATATGTGCAATATCAGCAAATAAAATAGCACCAACTGCATCAGCTATTTCTCTGAATTTTTTAAAGTCAATTTCTCTAGCATAAGCACTTGCACCACAAACAATAATTTTTGGTTGACAAATTTTAGCTATTTCCATAACTTTATCATAATTGATTCTTCCATCAAGTTCTACACCATAATAAAATGCAGAATAGTTTTTACCAGAAAAACTTGGTTTTGAACCATGAGTTAAATGTCCACCATGAGATAAATCCATACCTAAGATTTTATCACCAGCACTTAATAATGCAGCATAAACAGCACCATTAGCTTGGCTCCCTGAATGAGGTTGAACATTAGCATAAGAACAACCAAAGATTTTACAAGCTCTGTCAATTGCTAATTGCTCAACAGCATCAGCAAACTCACAACCACCATAATATCTTTTGTAAGGATAACCTTCTGCATATTTGTTAGTAAAAACAGAACCCATAGCTTGCATAACAGCAGGAGAAGTAAAGTTCTCAGATGCAATCATTTCAAGATGATTAGTTTGTCTTTTTAATTCATTTTCTATTATTGAAAATACTTCATTATCTGCTTGTTCTAAATTCGCGTTTGTTATATAACTCATGTTTTTTCCTTAATTCTTTTTATTAATTTTCTTGATCTTCATATAAATCAATTTCTTGTTTTATTGGTTTCATAGCTGGGAATAATAAAACATCTCTAATAGAGTGTTCATTTGTAAGCATCATTACTAATCTATCAATACCAATACCTTGACCTGCTGTTGGTGCCATACCATAAGATAAAGCATTTACAAAATCTTCATCCATTTCGTGAGCTTCATCATCTCCTGCTTCTTTTGCAGCGATTTGAGATTCAAATCTTTGAAGTTGGTCTAGTGGGTCATTTAACTCACTAAAGGCATTAGCAATCTCTTTACCAGCAATAAATAATTCAAATCTATCTGTTAAATGTGGTTTTTCATCATTTCTTCTTGCAAGTGGTGAAATTTCAACTGGATATTCAGTGATAAATGTTGGATTAATTAATTTAGCTTCAACATATTCATCAAATAACTCACCTTGAAGTTGACCTAAATTCATATTTACATTAACATCTAAATTTTTTTCTTTCATAAATGTTATGATTTTTTCTTTATCTTCAACTATATCTTGTGGAACTCCACCAATTTCATATAAAGATTGAATTAATGGAATCTCAGTAAATTTACTAAAGTCAATTTTTAAATTACCATAAGGTAAAACAGTTGGTAAATTTAAGTGTTCAAATAAATATTCAAAATACTCTTTAGTAATAACAATTAAATCTTTATAAGTTTTATATGCCCAATAAAATTCAATAGATGTAAATTCAGGATTGTGAGTTGCATCCATTCCTTCGTTTCTAAAGTTTCTATTTATTTCAAATACTGCTTCAAATCCACCAACAATTAGTCTTTTTAAATAAAGTTCCGGTGCAATTCTTAAAAATCTATCAATTCCTAAAGCATTATGATGAGTTACAAATGGTTTTGCATTTGCTCCACCTGCAATTGGATGCATCATTGGAGTTTCAACTTCTAAGAAACCTTTGTTTTCAAAAAATCTTCTTGTTAAACTTATAACTTTACTTCTAATTTGAAAAGTTTTTCGCACTTCTGAATTCATAATTAAGTCTAAATATCTTTGTCTATATCTTAATTCTTTATCTTGAATACCATGATATTTTTCAGGAAGTGGAGAGATAGCTTTTGTAAGTATTCTTAAATCATCTGCATGAAGTGAAAGTTCACCTTGACCTGTAACAAATGGATAACCAGAAACTTCAATAATATCACCAACTTCAATATTCTTTTTGAAAATATCGTTATAAAAACCTTCTGGTAAATTATCTCTTGCCACATATATTTGAAGCATTCCACTTTCATCTTCAATTTTTAAGAAAGCTGCTTTTCCCATAAGTCTGAAAAATTTAATTCTTCCAGCAACTGTATAAGTTCTGTTTTCATCTCTTTTTTCTTCACTATGTAAAATATCACTATTTACATTTAAAAATTTTGCAATTGTACAATTTCTCAAACTTTCATTTGAGTAAGGATTAATTCCCACTTCTCTTAATTTTTCAGCTTTTTCAATTCTTTGTTGTATATATTTATTTTCAAACAATATTAAATCCCTTTATTTATTTTCTTCTGGTTTATTTGCAATATTTTTAAGTTTTTCTTTTACTGCATCAACTTGTTCAGAAGTTGTATTTGTAGTATCTTCAATTTTCTCTTCAACTTTTTGAACTACTTCTTCTTTTATAGCTTCTTGTACTCCATCTACAGTTGAATTAACTTCTTCTTTAAGATTAGAAGTTGCATCTTTTACAATTTGTGTATCTTTTACAGTTTTTACAGCTTTATCAAAACTATTTGTTAATGAATCTGTATCTAGTTTTATTATGTAAGAACCAACGCTAATTAAGTGAGGCATTACAGCAGAAGTAGCAAATTTTTCATCCATAACTTTTTTAAATGAATTAACTTGATAAAGCGCATATGCAATAACAGAAAAAATTAAAAATATTTTTGAAGCACCAAAAACAAATCCAAATATTCTATCTATAACACCTAAACCACTTGCTGAAAATATTTTACTAACAACTAATCCTGCACTATAAACTACAAGCCAAACACCAACTAAAGCTACCACAAAACCGATTAATTTTATTGTTGCTTGATTTTCTAAAACTAATACAGGAGCTAATAATTCACCTGTTTCTGTTGAAATTCTTGAAGCTACAAAAATTGCACCAATGATTCCAATAATTCCAAAAACCTCTTTAATTAGACCTCTAAAAAGACCTTTTAGTCCTAAAATAAGAGTAATAGATATTATTATTAAATCAAAAATAGCAAAATCTTGCATAAAAATCCTTTTCTTATTAATGCGGGTATTTTATCCAATCTTTACAAAATAGAAGTTTAATTGAAATTAATTATAAAATTTGTTCCTGAATATTTCTTGTTTTCATGTTCAAATGTTACATTTTTGATGTCAATTTTGTAACCTAAATTTTTTACAAAAAATTCATGTACTACAAAAAGACCAAGACCAACACCAAATGATTGATGTTTTGTTGTAAAATATGGTTCTACAATTTTAGCAATAATTTGTTCATCTATTCCATTTGCACTATCTTTTATTTGTAAAACTTTATCTTTAAAATCAATAAAAATAAATCTATCTTCTTCTTTTTTATTCTCAATTAGTGCATAAACTGAATTATCTAATATGTTTAAAATTGCTTCAGAAAATTCATTTCTATTACAAGTTAAGATAAAATCTGTATCATAATTAAAACTACATTTTATGTTGTTTTTTTCAAAAATTGAATCAAAAAATGCAAGGGTATTTTTTACAGTTTCTATAATCGAAAAATTTGATACTACTTCATCTTTTGAGAAGAAATTTGTAAAATTTTCAATTGTATTTGAAAGTTTTTGTGTATTGTCAATAATCACTTCACATGAGTTATAAAACTCATCATTTGGAAGATTATCTAACTCTTTTTTAAGTTTCATTCCACTTGTAATTGTACTAATAACACTTAAAGGTTGTCTCCATTGATGGGCAATATTTTTTAAAATATCAGCAATTGCAGCAATTTTTGATTGTTGATAAAGTAATCTATCTTTTTCTTTATCTTTTTCAACTTCTTCAATCTCTTTTGTTATATCTGTAAATGTAGTGATGATATAGTTTTCAGATTTTATTTTAGAGGCATTTAGTGAAAAATGTCTAATTTCATCTAAAGAGTTTTTCATAGCAACTCTAAAATTTTTATTTTTATTTTCAAAAACATATTGAGCCCAATTTTTGCCATCATAATCTTTTTCTAAAATATAAATAGGATCTTTTAAATCTAAAAATTTACTACAAATACATCTATATTTATTTTTAAATTCAGTTAAATTGGAAACAGATGTGAAAAATTCAAATAATTGTTTATTTGCATCAATAATTTCTGTACCATTTGTAATAACAATAATACTTGATTGTGAATCTAAAATAGATTGTTTTTTATTCTCTTGTTGTTTTAATTCTTTTAAATATGTAGAGTAAAGATAGATTAAAAAAGAGAAAAATAGAATAATCAAAGCAATTACACAAATCATAATAATTTGAACTTTAAATGATTTTATAATTTGTGTATCAATATTTTTTAAATCAATAAAATTTAATATATATGCTAATTTTTCACCATTTTTATCATATAAGATATAGTTTGAGATTAGATAATTATTTTCAATTATATAGTTTGGAATATTTATATATCTATCAATTTTATTATTTTTTACATAATTTAATAAATCAACATTTGCATTTTCATTTGCTATATAATAATCATCAATAAAAATATTTGTGTATGGAAATTTTAAAGTGTTTTTAAATTTTTTATCTGTGATTACTAAAGAATCAATATTGTTCTCTTTTAGATCATTTGTGATTGAATTAAAATGAGTTATAACTTCTAATGCTCCTTGAAAGTTATTCTCTTTATCATAAATTGGAGTTCTAGCTTTTAATGTAATACTAAATAAAGCAACACTTATTGAAGTTGAAATATTTTGATTTGTTAATGTGTTTTTTAAATCTTTTCTAAAAAGCAAATTATCACCTTTTTTATCAGTCCAAGAACGATAAACACTATTTCCATTTTTATCAACTATTTGAATCCAGACATTTTTGTATTTAGAATAGTTTTTAATCTCTTCAATAATATTTTTATAATTTAATTTTTCATAATTTTCATTTTTCATACATTCATATAAATTATCATCTTTTGCTAAAGCTAATGCAATTGCTAAAGTTGCATTTTGTTTATCTTTTATAAGATTTTGTGTAGTTTTTGTAATATTTTCATGTGTTGAAAAATAAAGAGAGTCTAAAAGTTTAGTCTGTTTATTTAAAATGTAAAAATAGCTTCCAAATGTTATAAAAAAAGCTATTATTAAAAATAACAGAATCATGATAAAAATATTTTTTTTGATTTCCATAAAACAGTAACTTATTTGTGTATTAATTTTAAATGATTATAGGAAATAACTTCTTGTAGTTTTATTAAATATTTTTCATATTAAATTAATATTTTTGTGATAAAATCCCAATTATGATAAAAAGATACCCAACAAAACAAATATTCGTAGGAAATGTTCCTATTGGTGGTGATGCACCAATTCCAGTACAATCAATGACTTTTTCAAAAACATCAGATGTTAAAGCAACAGTAGAACAAATAACAAGATTACATTTTGCTGGTGCTGATATAGTAAGAGTTGCTGTTCCTGATATGGATGCAGCTAATGCACTAAAAGAGATAAAATCTCAAATAGATTTACCACTTGTTGCAGATATTCATTTTAAATATAAGCTTGCTTTAATTGCTGCTGAAGTTGTGGATTGTATTAGAATTAACCCAGGAAATATTGGAGAAAAAAGTAGGGTTAAAGAGATTGTTAAAGCTTGTGAACAAAGAAATATTCCAATTAGAATTGGTGTAAATTCAGGTTCACTAGAAAAACAATTTGAAGATAAATATGGTCAAACACCTGAAGGTATGGTAGCTTCAGCTGAGTACAATATCAAATATCTTGAAGATTTAGGATTTACAAATTTAAAGGTTTCCCTAAAAGCTAGTGATGTTCAAAGAACTGTAGAAGCTTATAGATTATTAAGACCTAAAAATAATTATCCATTCCATTTAGGTGTAACAGAAGCTGGAACACAATTTCACTCAACAATTAAATCATCAATTGCATTAGGAAGTTTGCTTCTTGATGGAATTGGAGATACTTTAAGAGTTTCTATGACAGGGGAACTTGAAGAAGAGATAAAAGTAGGAAAAGCAATTTTAAAAGATG
The genomic region above belongs to Arcobacter ellisii and contains:
- a CDS encoding anthranilate synthase component I family protein, giving the protein MNFYSKEILLDQFTPVSIYEKVKSLYQHEITFLFESTINSSDGNYSYIIVGARERVWYDKDTCYYKNEEGEVTIVDSNPLLFLKKYYKNFDKQLYKEKALELGIGLIDGFIGNVGYDIGKEFEPKLKESMNNLVDQLDMPDLDLIRPNIILGFSHKTSKLVMVTSVESKKDELKTIEDILYTTYSYAPLKKATILNEGKFNFTKEEFFEMVARSKEMIKSGDVFQILMSNRFIQKAVVDHLSFYRALRSKNPSPYLFLLEFERFTIAGSSPEVMIRLVDGHLLLRPIAGTRKRGKNLDRDLELEAEMLNDTKEKAEHIMLVDLGRNDVGRVARPGTVKVTDLMRVERYSHVMHMVSDVEAIIDDKYDMFDLFMATFTAGTMTGAPKIRAMELIAQFEGIKRNFYSGSIAYFGFDGNMDSAITIRTTLLTEDTVVFQAGAGVVADSNPELEYLEVQNKLAANISTLKDLS
- a CDS encoding pyridoxine 5'-phosphate synthase yields the protein MLLGVNIDHIAVLREARKINDPNPLDALGICKLSGADQITIHLREDRRHIHDNDAKAIIEQSALPVNLECSINSDIIDIVCKLKPSRATLVPENRNEVTTEGGLDIKGNFEKLQKVIDKLHANEIEVSLFIDPNEEIIELSKELEVEWIELHTGTFANIYAMLNTNLSNTHHSIKELELSKQELKTKLLKSVKEIENSSKLAKKLGLKIAAGHGLNYQNVTMISKIPEIEELNIGQSIIARSVFTGLNKAIIDMKELVKND
- a CDS encoding DNA-directed RNA polymerase subunit omega produces the protein MIRLEERISKALKQVDNDRYILAIAVGQRADELSKGAKPLLELNTQKMKYTDIAIDEIAAGLLKIEGFVDKK
- a CDS encoding ATP-binding protein translates to MKSLETCYEINFSKINFIERKVKITNPKTIISGASKTGKTYLIYDFLSNFKSNEYLYIDFSDLRNDLIEIAKNLEEFIKKNEIIVLILENFEFQFSIPSCENIIISTSSNEIIEGFEHINLNALDFEEYLLHDNKHQNITQSFNSFLKFGNLPEIINLEEHKKIQRLQEIIRLICKDETQYEILKIMIENIDEKKSLFQLFNSLKTKIKLSKDKFYEVCKILENSRIIYFLPKYNQEKSTKKIFCYNYSFLNAITYTKKFKNEFSNMVFLELINKYEDIYYYEQIDFYIKSKNIAVVSIPFFNTFLNNNLIKKIIKNALELNIKEINIITISNNEKIQDPKIKINVLPFYEWALS
- the pyrH gene encoding UMP kinase — its product is MNKRVLVKFSGEALAGAEGYGIDTQILDYIAEEIKSLVENNIEVGIVIGGGNIIRGVTAAADGVIKRTSADYMGMLGTVINGIAMQEALEYKGLSARLQTAIKMEQIAEPFIVRKAMRHLEKGRVVIFGAGTGNPYFTTDTGATLRATEIGASMLIKATKVDGVYDRDPMKYPDAKKLETLSYDRALEDHIKVMDDTAIALAKDNKLPIVVANMNEKGNLLKIIKGDYSRCSIVK
- the pdxA gene encoding 4-hydroxythreonine-4-phosphate dehydrogenase; the encoded protein is MIENNKPKIAISIGDLNGIGIEIAFKCHEEISKICQPIYCINNKMLKRAANELKIEIPEDFEIFKTKGEFDLKPGTVSKKSGKYSFNSFMDAINLANLKEVDAICTLPINKESWNKADIKYKGHTEVLRDYFGKHAIMMLGCSEMFVALFTEHIPLRKVAKKINEEDLTQFLIDFYNNVKSENIGVLGLNPHASDNGVLGDEEVQIFKAIKKANKHFEKNIFKGPLVPDTAFSPLSRKNFKYFVAMYHDQGLAPLKALYFEESINVSLNLPIIRTSVDHGTAFNIAYKNENINTQSYINAIKEAINLISMKK